A region from the Triticum aestivum cultivar Chinese Spring chromosome 3D, IWGSC CS RefSeq v2.1, whole genome shotgun sequence genome encodes:
- the LOC123080720 gene encoding germin-like protein 1-3 encodes MAPKQLPAVLLAACATVLALAAPLLAGDPDMLQDFCVADYKSLDGPLRLNGFPCKRPENVTADDFFSSALALPGNTGNPVGSAVTAANVEKLPGLNTLGVSMSRVDYAPWGVNPPHTHPRATEIIYVLEGSLDVGFVTTAGKLFARTVCKGELFVFPRGLVHYQKNNGGAPAMAISAFNSQLPGTQSLAVAMFGASPPVPTDVLARALQIDGGLVETIKSKFPPK; translated from the exons GCCCTCGCCGCGCCATTGCTCGCCGGCGACCCCGACATGCTCCAGGACTTCTGCGTCGCCGACTACAAATCCCTCGACGGCC CATTGCGGTTGAACGGGTTCCCGTGCAAGAGGCCGGAGAACGTGACGGCGGACGACTTCTTCTCCTCCGCGCTGGCACTCCCGGGCAACACCGGCAACCCCGTCGGGTCTGCGGTCACGGCGGCGAACGTGGAGAAGCTCCCGGGGCTCAACACGCTGGGCGTCTCCATGTCCCGCGTGGACTACGCGCCCTGGGGCGTGAACCCGCCGCACACCCACCCACGTGCCACCGAGATCATCTACGTGCTTGAGGGCTCCCTCGACGTCGGCTTCGTCACCACTGCCGGCAAGCTCTTCGCCCGCACCGTCTGCAAGGGCGAGCTCTTCGTCTTTCCCCGCGGCCTCGTCCACTACCAGAAGAACAACGGCGGCGCGCCGGCCATGGCGATCTCGGCATTCAACAGTCAGCTTCCGGGCACGCAGTCCCTCGCCGTGGCGATGTTCGGTGCCTCACCACCGGTGCCCACCGACGTGCTGGCCAGGGCGCTCCAGATCGACGGCGGCCTGGTGGAGACCATCAAGTCCAAGTTCCCGCCAAAGTAA